In Synergistaceae bacterium, a single window of DNA contains:
- the yidD gene encoding membrane protein insertion efficiency factor YidD gives MKKIVAFLIKLYQLTLSPLLGGGKCRFYPSCSQYVLEAVDKHGFIDGIVLGISRFCRCGPWSKGGYDPVPDKLCFGLGYRLSRILDRTSKG, from the coding sequence TTGCTTTTTTGATTAAACTTTATCAGCTTACGCTATCTCCACTTTTAGGTGGAGGTAAGTGTAGGTTTTACCCCAGCTGCTCACAGTATGTTTTAGAGGCTGTGGATAAGCATGGATTTATTGACGGAATAGTTCTTGGTATATCCAGGTTTTGTCGTTGTGGTCCCTGGAGTAAAGGTGGCTATGATCCGGTACCAGATAAGCTTTGTTTTGGATTAGGTTATCGGTTAAGTAGAATATTAGATAGAACTTCGAAAGGTTAG